The Mesorhizobium sp. NBSH29 genome has a segment encoding these proteins:
- the coaD gene encoding pantetheine-phosphate adenylyltransferase, whose amino-acid sequence MTERIAIYAGSFDPLTNGHLDVLKAALAVADTVYAAIGIQPSKVPLFSLQERVAFIERSAREMGKKDAPRIRVVPFEGLVIDAARKHGASIMIRGLRDGTDLDYEMQMAGMNETMAPDLQTVFLPASPSVRTITATLVRQIASMGGDITPFVPDAVAEALAIRFSKK is encoded by the coding sequence ATGACAGAGCGTATCGCCATCTATGCCGGCTCGTTTGATCCGTTGACCAACGGCCATCTGGACGTGCTGAAGGCGGCGCTCGCAGTGGCCGACACAGTCTATGCTGCAATTGGCATCCAGCCTTCCAAAGTACCTTTGTTTTCACTCCAGGAGCGCGTTGCGTTTATCGAGAGATCGGCGCGCGAAATGGGCAAGAAGGATGCTCCGCGCATCCGCGTGGTGCCTTTTGAAGGGCTGGTGATCGATGCGGCTCGCAAGCATGGCGCCTCGATCATGATCCGCGGGCTGCGCGACGGTACCGACCTCGACTACGAAATGCAGATGGCCGGCATGAACGAGACGATGGCTCCCGATCTGCAGACGGTGTTTTTGCCGGCAAGTCCCTCAGTTCGTACGATTACGGCCACATTGGTGCGCCAGATCGCATCGATGGGCGGCGATATAACCCCTTTTGTGCCAGATGCGGTAGCAGAAGCACTCGCCATAAGATTCTCAAAAAAGTAG